In the genome of Triticum urartu cultivar G1812 chromosome 5, Tu2.1, whole genome shotgun sequence, one region contains:
- the LOC125510009 gene encoding uncharacterized protein LOC125510009 translates to MERQPEQRLPEAQIDDGSAASSLAIGNGSVCQQEDNSRDGTGGEYSGPELPEDIWCHIHSLMTLRDAARAACLSRTFLRSWRCHPNLILDHGILFQLRHVLASTVNHIFENHSGIGVKTLKLDFSCYHEPKAYSYLHRWLRIAVTPGTEKLVVLSASDVAFNFPCSILSDGNGITIQHLHLVDCGFHPTVSLVCMRSLTVLHFDRVAVTGDELGYLFSSCVALEQLKLRRCSKITCLEIPFELQRLSYLQVSVCHKLRMIKNEAPNICSFDFLGDRIEISLGDSLRLKNLDVLCNNVLRYACEEFPSSAPNLETLSIFSRHEVANTAMAFTPSKFLHLKYLSISIAVAYDYLSLVYFLDAAPSLETFKLCVLTGLRPADELLLEDPSQLRQMSGYCHHKLQTVKISRFCSSKSMVELVSHILENSVSLECLTLDTTDCSFRCSGDRSTRCSDLVRPWEADKAVLVIKKYIKGKVPSTVKLDVVEPCNRCHVILLDGGGWIRA, encoded by the exons ATGGAGCGGCAGCCGGAGCAGCGTCTCCCCGAAGCCCAGATCGACG ATGGATCGGCTGCTTCATCACTGGCTATAGGAAACGGATCGGTCTGCCAACAAGAGGATAATTCTCGTGATGGCACAGGAGGGGAATATTCAGGGCCAGAGCTTCCAGAG GACATTTGGTGTCATATACATTCCTTAATGACGCTCCGAGATGCTGCTCGTGCTGCCTGTTTGTCTCGTACCTTTCTGCGTTCCTGGAGATGCCATCCCAATCTCATACTTGATCATGGAATACTATTCCAGTTGAGACATGTCCTCGCCAGCACAGTGAATCACATTTTTGAAAATCACTCAGGCATTGGTGTGAAGACACTCAAACTAGATTTCTCCTGTTACCACGAGCCCAAGGCCTATTCATATCTCCATAGGTGGCTTCGGATAGCTGTTACACCAGGCACTGAAAAACTTGTCGTTCTGTCTGCGAGTGATGTAGCATTCAACTTCCCATGCTCAATCCTATCTGATGGGAACGGAATCACGATCCAGCATCTTCACCTTGTTGACTGTGGCTTCCATCCCACAGTCAGTCTTGTTTGCATGAGGAGCCTGACAGTGTTGCATTTCGATCGTGTGGCAGTTACGGGGGATGAGTTAGGGTACCTTTTCTCCAGCTGTGTTGCTTTGGAGCAGTTGAAACTCAGGAGATGCTCCAAGATAACTTGCTTGGAGATACCTTTCGAGCTGCAGCGGCTCAGCTACCTGCAGGTGTCGGTATGCCACAAACTGCGAATGATAAAGAACGAAGCTCCAAATATTTGTAGTTTTGACTTTTTAGGTGACCGTATAGAGATCTCACTTGGAGATTCACTGCGACTGAAGAACCTAGATGTTCTGTGTAACAACGTCCTCCGTTATGCATGTGAAGAGTTTCCATCCAGTGCGCCGAATCTTGAAACTCTTAGCATATTTTCACGTCACGAG GTAGCCAATACAGCAATGGCGTTCACGCCTAGCAAGTTCCTCCACCTGAAGTACTTGAGTATTTCTATTGCAGTAGCCTATGATTATTTGTCTCTGGTTTATTTCCTTGATGCTGCTCCGTCCTTGGAAACGTTCAAACTGTGT GTACTGACAGGGCTACGACCCGCAGATGAACTACTTTTGGAAGATCCCTCACAGCTTCGGCAGATGTCAGGATACTGCCATCACAAGCTCCAGACTGTGAAGATCTCTAGGTTCTGCTCTTCAAAGAGCATGGTTGAGCTGGTGTCCCATATTCTTGAAAACTCAGTATCGCTGGAGTGCCTTACATTGGACACCACGGATTGTAGTTTCAGGTGTTCTGGCGACAGATCTACCAGATGCTCCGACTTGGTTAGACCCTGGGAAGCCGATAAAGCAGTCTTGGTAATCAAAAAATACATCAAGGGGAAAGTTCCCTCCACGGTCAAGCTAGATGTTGTGGAGCCCTGCAACCGGTGTCATGTCATTCTGCTAGATGGCGGCGGATGGATCAGAGCTTAG